The window AATGCACTTTAGATACCCAAAGCTTGTAAATTACATTTAGGGtaccaattttgatatttccaattataccctaaatcaccaccaccactacaacCACCATTGTCCCAACCACGACCACCATTACCGCCAAGGTTACATCTCCTcaccctccaattcttcctCAAGCGATACCTGCACCAATTCGGTTACATTTCCTCACCCTGTAGTTCTTCCTCAAATTCTTCTTCAAATTTCACAAACACCTTCGACGACACCTTCGCGAGTAGCTCTTTGACAACTGctctccttctctgtttttctctgAGAATAAAAAATGGCAGAGGCCAAAGCTTCTAATAATGCAACTTATGGACCACCGGAGGTGTATCAGTCACCGGGAAAATGCCCTAGAAACAAATATGCTCTCGGTTGTGCTACTCTTCCATGACTTCCATTCTATTGGGTTATGGTGAGTATTCAGTTCTATTAGGCGAGTTGCTAATTGTTTCTGGTTAATTTGTACTTAATTTTTTCTCTTAGTTTGTTTTCTCAGATATTGGACCGATGAGTGGAGCAACACTTTTCATCAAAGACGATCTGAAAGTAACCGATACACAAAttgaaaccctaactccattctgtttagcaatttggggaagaaggagagggaatattccctctccgattccttgttttaattaaaaaaaaaaaaaagtaagactTCATctcattttggggtttttagatcaAGAGTAAAAAAATAACTCTACACTAggcaagggtagtttagggatttcaatttatttaattggctgacatcatcacttactaggataaaactaacggtaggaactaatttgtcatattggggtctaaaccaggggtcATTTGCATTGTTTCAAAACCAatgggtgatttgagtttcgtttgaaaatcagggggtgacgtgtaatttactctattatttattttcaaaaattaaatcaCTAAAAACCTTTAAGTCTATTAAATTTGAATAGCACAATTTAGGTATTCTACAAAATTACCTCGATATTCTCTAAATCTATTTTGGATTAGTGTCTGATCACCCTTccttccccatccccacccctccaatatatatatattttatagggTACCATACGTGATGAAGATTAATTTTTACTAAAAGAATTAGTAATTTACCTGGTTATCCCAATCAGTTTTGTAAACGTAATAAAGAAGAACCAAAGTTTGAATAAGAATGCCACCAATCATTCCCATCCATATTCCCTGTAACAATACATAGGTAACAATTAACTTAAACAATAGTATGAAATCATAGAGCATATGAATTAGAATaaatgagtctatctctctcctctgcaTTTTAAAAGACacttctgcccccttgttttgaggaggagagagatagacacatggtagtgttgacgtaggccacactcccggacgaagaactatttttcatatttttaattCTTATACTATTTTGCTTTTATGAGAATTCATTATCGAATAATTTTAATTGAAACAAATTGGGAGTAGTGAAAGATGCATTGAGAAAACAAAATGATTAACTTTATTTGGCAAAAAgggcagaattttttttcttttgtgggaaGGTGAAAGTGAATATTTGAGCTTACCTTCAAGTTAAGATTGGCAACATAATAAAGCAACAGCCCAAGAGGAAGCCCTATGCAATAATAGCAAATTATGTTGATATATGCTACTTTGGTTTGCCATCCAGCACCGACAGCCACTCCTATTCAAGATGCAACCagtaaataaatattaaaaaaaaaaaagaaagaagaagaagaagaaagaaaggaaaacaaagagcGAAATGTTCATATTAGCACTCAAATTTGTAAAGGTGATAATTAAATAGGAAAAAAGGATCCCCACACATGCGGTGTATGGATGCTTTCCCATGTTTAATTTCTCACACTCTGACTATGTGGGTCCTCCATTGATACTTTTTTCTCTCTGACCATGTGGGTCCCTATTGACAAAACTATTCCCGTGACGTACTTGGTGTGACATGGGAGATTCTTCCCACTCTAGCAGTATAGGAAATCCTTGCCCTAAGAAATATTATAGATATATTTTAAAGACCCAATTTTACGCACATGCTCATGTAATTTCCTTTTGATGGTTGTTTAAGAATCACCCCATTGTCAGCATGAGCTATGTTTTTTTCAGTAAacgattaattttttttaaaaaagaacgAAAGAATTACAAAGAACACTAAAAACTAGCTACACCTCAATCCCCGCCTTCGGCATGACCATGAGCAGGGAAAAAGGCAAGCCAACAAACAAGAGACTACTGTCACCGGAATGAAAATCTCAATCTACATTGGGCATCAACATGAGCTATGTTAAATTCATTTCAATTTTATGAAGGTATATTGAAGATTGActcatgaaataaagaagaaaacatttggtaaatgatttttttataaattaattTCATAGGCATGTACGCATAAATACCTACTCATGTAATAAGTTTCAGCTTAGATTCCTTTTGCTTTGTGGCTATTTAATGCTTTGGAAAATGTTTGAAAAGGTGAATTTTGAATAACTTGTGTTGTTTTCCTTTGATAAAGAATATAGAAGAAACTGaaatgggaaaagaaagaaagttaaGAAACTCACCAGAGAGAACAGGTTGAATGCTGTTTAATATGAGTATAAAGGTCAACATGATGGAGAGGTCAGAAAATTCCTTAGCTACTTCCACGCTACTTGAAAATATATAGGAAACTTTATATCTGAAGACCAACACTGAGACCCATAGCACAGCCTCAACTAGCATGGAAGTCACTAGAACCACTTTGATGGCAAATTTTGCCGCTTTGGCATTTCCTCTCCCAAGCTCGTTGGAGACCCTAACACTATTTTCATGAAGGAAAAGCTTAGTTCCGTTTTGGTCCCTTTGGAAGAAAAGCAGAtgctaaaaaaatattaaagagtGGGTATGATATATAGCAGTATACTGTATGCTTGCACCCTATgcgtttatctctctcttcctccctttgagggaTAAAGTAGTCATGAGACTATGAGAGGAGTATTTAGGATATAAATTTCGGCACATGCATGTATGATATAGACAATGACCTCTCTATCCAATGATTAGTATAGCTATATCATATATCCACATGACAATATTCAAAGTGAGCGTATGAGAAAAATTCCCACTATGGTCGTGTAGGAATCATTTTTGGAAAaattcttttcttctaaaaaaaaattaaaaaattttaactaAGGCAGGATAAGATAAGATTGCTACGTGGATTGTCATACGATTGAGATTGACCACCAAATTAGATTTATGGATTTATCTAAGGATTTTTCGCTTATCCATTGATGGTCAAAATGATAAGATTATTTGCCCATAACgggaaaaatgaataaaataactttctgaaaaattattattatttctaatttttgtctaatattttctattattagtcttttctttttctgggaAAAAATTTTCCTGCACACCGGGCAGCATGAATTTTCTTGCTGCCTGTAATCGCATGAGCCGAAATGGAATAATCCCCTTCCCCTATAGTCTGCAAATACCCCTTTTAGTTGGAGTGGTATTCCATTTCGGCGCTTGCAACTAAGGTTTCCTGCTGCCCTATTTGTAGGaaaattttgttcctttttcaGGTTTGGTTTTTAAAGCTTGGTATGAAGTTTTAGGGCATGGAATAGAGCAGTGACAATCCATCCATACCTTGCAGCCGCTAGAAAACCAAACGAAAGCATCATCTCAAGACCATTGATATTAAGACtgcaaattaattaataagagaaggaaaactggttaagaagaaaattaaaatctaaATTGGATAGCTTTCATATGCATTGTATATATCTTAATTACCAAATGGAGAGAGCGTCAATTGTAACCTCAGCATTTTTAGTGTTCCCAGTGAATAGAATCAAGATTGAGCTGTACCATAACTCCAAGCTGTTGATAATTATGGAAAGCTAGTATAGGTTAGAGAGAGCTGTATTAACAAATTAAGAtgtaataagaaatttaaatttaataatctaaaaataacaaatttatAACTAGAATGTGATATACACAAAAAATACATATACGTGCGGCAGCATAACATATATGAAAGTTCTGACAGTTACGTGGGATCCTGTCACTTAATGCACTGCAGATATTAAGTTTTCTATTCACTTATAACCAGGCGAATCACATTGACCGACCCAACCCTGTGGACCTGTAACAGCTATCTCACCATCCACCCAAGTGGGTTGTGGTAGTTATGGAGAGGGATATAGATATTCACATTTATCTGTTGTCCGGTTCTGACTTTATCATCAGAGTTTAACCATGAGTTAATTAACCTTCGGTTTATCCAACCACTCTCTATTCCTTTCACAAGTCATCCACCTCAGCTCGATCGTTTGAAATTCGATCAGCAACAACTAACTAACAGACTGCTAATTAATTAAGTTGCATTAATTCTAATCTAATTTAGAATTgtgtaattttgtttttctttcaaaaacaaTGAAGTacaataagataaaaaaaacttaCCAAAGCATTACACCTGATGATAGTGATAATTTGAACACCGGCCATAAGTCGGAAAATGCATGCATACTGAATCCAGTCCATGTTTCTGGACAACCGCCGTAGAAAATAAAGATTAACTGACCGACTATCGGTATCCAACTCACGATATTCATTGAGATCATAACACCGGCGATGCCCAAACCCATCTTTTCAACGAGGATCCAAGTGCAGAAAGCATGAAAGATAAGGGTGATAGCTGATAACCATGTAATGATAATGTTCTTGCTCTGTGCTTGAAGATACATTTGAATGGTGTAAAGGAAGACATAGGAGAAGATTATGGGAATGTACCAAAGGGAAATTATGTTTGCCATTTCAGATATCTCTTCTGTTTGTCCAATTAATTTGAGAATGGGAGCACTGAAGATGAAAACAGGGAGGATAAGGAGTAAGAAGAACCCTGATTCAACCAACCATGATCGCTGCAAATATATACCCAACATCTGATATTGTTTTGCTCCATATGCTTGCCCACATAGAGTCTCTAGTCCACTGGACATGCCCATCTGCAGGTTGTACACTAATTAATTAGTACTTGTTATTGACATAAGAaagctaattaattaattaatggagaAGAACCTtgaggaataaaaaaaaaaaagaaagggaaaatttcacggaaaCCCCTTGTAAGTATATCAAATATCACAGACACCTCAAACattgtcaaaatatcaaccttccccctgatgTTAAGCACAGTTAATCCCCAAAGTTGAAATATTCATTTTacccccttagttatttaaataaatttttatcaaaattttttttattgaaataaataaaataaagctaAAAGTGGCAGGACGTGGACGTGGGTGAAAATATGTTCACCGTATGTGGATCAAATTCAACCGTTGATTTAGTTATATTAAATCTCAATCATTGAACATTTTTCTCTCAATTAACCGAGATAGGTTGTTACCGTTTTATCTTGGAGCTCATCCTCTGCAACTCTCATATCAGATCAGATCATGTGACCTCCTGTTGCGAGTTTGCAATGGGTTTGTCTTTCTTGTCTCTCTATGCCACCCTTTGCAACCTAAGAGGCTCAACAAAGGACCGTCGCTTTCTTCGTTAATATTTACCGTTCATCTGCACCATACAGAGAAAGCTTGAGCTTCTTCCCCATTGATGGTTTTTGCAGGGGAGGAGATGCATAACCGAGGGAAGGGAtttgcttgattttttttttttttttcatttacatGGGAATCTTATCTGCCTTCCAGCTTCATGTTCGTGTTCATAACAGGCAAGATGATGCAAGTGATGCAAGGGGGAAAGGggctagggttccaaaaccagAGAACGTGAAAAGtttgagggagaagaaggggaaagggttattttgccattataaaagaattaacaaACACTTAACTACAGAGatctaacggagtggactaagttgaaataaaatcataaaattagGAGTGTCTATGATATTTTGACAACGTTTGGAATGTCCATGATATCTGATATACTTAtcggggtgtccgtgaaatttttccagaaaaaataataatttaaaagcCCATGCATCTAGATAAGTAGATATAAGTTGGGAGTGGAGATGGGTGGTGTAGAGTTAATTACCAGTATTCCAAAGGAGAAACGGGTGAGGATTTGGAAAACCAGGGAGAGTGCTGCGAATTCAGTGTTTCCAATGTGGCCCATGAACACTTGAGATATGATGAACACCCCAAACATTGATATTCTTGTAAGGCAGGCAGGTAGTGCTACTGGCCATAGCTTCTTTGACTCTGCCCACAACCTTTTCCatatttgctcttcttcctccccttcCTTGCCTGAGTCAGGAAGAAGTAGCTTTTCCTTGGCTGTACTACTGTCCATTACGCTTCTCATCTTCACTATTTTCCCACTTATGGCAATAtataacagagagagagaggaaaacagagagagagagagagagagagagagaaacctcTTCTCGTTTTTCAACACTAATTAATGTCTCCTATTTTTGATAATGGCCCTAATaattggagagaaagagaaagagggagagagagagagagagagcaacctCTTCTCGTTTTTCAACACTAATTAATG is drawn from Telopea speciosissima isolate NSW1024214 ecotype Mountain lineage chromosome 1, Tspe_v1, whole genome shotgun sequence and contains these coding sequences:
- the LOC122667081 gene encoding protein DETOXIFICATION 20-like, producing MDSSTAKEKLLLPDSGKEGEEEEQIWKRLWAESKKLWPVALPACLTRISMFGVFIISQVFMGHIGNTEFAALSLVFQILTRFSFGILMGMSSGLETLCGQAYGAKQYQMLGIYLQRSWLVESGFFLLLILPVFIFSAPILKLIGQTEEISEMANIISLWYIPIIFSYVFLYTIQMYLQAQSKNIIITWLSAITLIFHAFCTWILVEKMGLGIAGVMISMNIVSWIPIVGQLIFIFYGGCPETWTGFSMHAFSDLWPVFKLSLSSGVMLCLELWYSSILILFTGNTKNAEVTIDALSICLNINGLEMMLSFGFLAAASVRVSNELGRGNAKAAKFAIKVVLVTSMLVEAVLWVSVLVFRYKVSYIFSSSVEVAKEFSDLSIMLTFILILNSIQPVLSGVAVGAGWQTKVAYINIICYYCIGLPLGLLLYYVANLNLKGIWMGMIGGILIQTLVLLYYVYKTDWDNQVNY